In the Flavisolibacter tropicus genome, one interval contains:
- a CDS encoding T9SS type A sorting domain-containing protein, whose product MNSFHIRSYLLTTILMPCLIQAQDALYVQNGATITVQANALISIKGNLQLGVGSQLQNSGTIEITQDREAISANWMDLTTKSYHYGNGLVRFTGAGRQSIATMNQLGKLEVNNKDFDLNSSVSADQWILVNGKINTQSNLAIVLDPSEKAISTSFSNSGFKLSWFNGTLRRHLSPSTVNHYSFPIGNQQKAFVAELDNLMTNPLNIQFLDVSFVPGPSANTHLQVIKNSNPFEAVLQEGVWELSPDATTRITGSYDLKLDRGSTNTSINSPIILNRLGNANQADWGIPEGTAPGITGLEVDYNIANLKQTASFGQFALATVEASKNVQSRTKAAVIATEKSLIVIGPNPANNQLRIHIDKPVTQLQGFISNANGTIVKTFTVQNNKTIDLTALNPGTYFITLPDGNGPRKAWQQKFLLVK is encoded by the coding sequence ATGAATTCATTCCATATACGATCCTATTTATTAACCACCATCCTTATGCCCTGTTTAATACAGGCCCAGGATGCACTCTATGTGCAAAATGGGGCAACTATTACCGTTCAGGCTAATGCACTGATCTCGATAAAAGGAAATTTACAACTTGGAGTTGGAAGCCAATTGCAGAATAGCGGCACTATTGAAATTACCCAAGATCGCGAAGCAATATCTGCAAATTGGATGGATCTTACTACCAAAAGTTACCATTATGGCAATGGCCTGGTAAGATTTACAGGGGCAGGCCGCCAATCCATAGCCACTATGAATCAGCTAGGCAAACTGGAAGTAAATAATAAAGATTTTGATCTTAATTCTTCGGTTTCCGCCGATCAGTGGATATTAGTGAATGGGAAAATCAATACGCAGTCCAACCTGGCAATTGTTTTAGACCCATCAGAGAAAGCGATCAGTACATCATTTTCCAACTCAGGATTTAAACTCAGTTGGTTCAATGGTACGTTGCGTCGACATCTTTCACCATCAACGGTGAATCACTATTCGTTTCCTATTGGTAATCAACAAAAAGCCTTTGTGGCAGAATTGGATAATTTAATGACCAATCCTTTAAATATTCAATTTCTGGATGTATCCTTTGTGCCTGGACCTAGTGCTAACACACACTTGCAGGTTATCAAAAACAGCAATCCATTTGAAGCTGTATTGCAAGAGGGCGTATGGGAACTTTCGCCAGATGCAACTACCAGGATAACAGGAAGCTATGATTTAAAACTTGATAGAGGTTCTACCAATACTTCTATTAATAGCCCGATAATTCTTAATCGATTGGGTAACGCTAATCAAGCTGACTGGGGTATTCCTGAAGGCACTGCTCCAGGCATAACAGGCCTTGAAGTAGATTACAACATTGCAAATCTGAAACAGACAGCTTCTTTTGGACAATTTGCACTGGCAACCGTTGAGGCATCCAAAAATGTACAATCAAGAACAAAAGCGGCTGTAATAGCAACTGAGAAGTCTTTAATCGTTATTGGACCCAATCCTGCTAACAATCAGTTACGCATTCATATCGATAAGCCAGTGACTCAACTGCAAGGATTTATTAGCAATGCCAATGGCACTATTGTTAAAACATTTACTGTTCAAAACAACAAGACCATAGACCTAACAGCCCTAAACCCAGGCACCTATTTCATAACATTGCCAGATGGTAATGGACCGCGCAAGGCCTGGCAACAAAAGTTTTTGCTTGTGAAATAA
- a CDS encoding tail fiber domain-containing protein — MKHLLSGIVLLLSASSATHAQNVGIGTTDPQNKLHVAGGMRIDTLAMDSGLVRHNSSGVLYSLKFTGNSKDVLRGNGSFQPLEDVKTGWLLSGNAGTDPALQFIGTSDDKPLQFRINNTKAGQLDRQTGNTSFGYHTLFSNTTGNANTVMGFRALFNNTTGVNNSSLGYMSLFKNTTGGYNTATGMNTLYSNTAGGSNTAYGYQALYSNTLGNSNVAVGRGALYLNTTANDNTAIGVGALYSNTTGTRNVSTGSNALINNATGNENTANGTRALYSNTTGSGNSAVGTSALYYNTEGNNNTANGLFALYKNTVGAGNVAIGNGSLSGNTVGNNNTALGTGADVAATDLTNAMALGFGAKVDASNKVRIGNAAVTVVESFGEFTKLSDGRYKFNVQENVKGLDFILKLRPVTYQLNAKAFDTQTNPEYAQFISNNTSLNNSYNEAAAIRRTGFIAQEVETAATQVGYNFNGIKKPSNSSDHYSLSYETFVVPLVKAVQEQQTFIDQQQQKIVLQEQQIAKLLEEVRMIKEKLK; from the coding sequence ATGAAACATTTGCTCAGCGGCATTGTATTGCTGCTTTCTGCCTCTTCAGCTACCCATGCACAAAACGTAGGGATCGGAACAACCGATCCTCAAAACAAATTACACGTTGCCGGTGGTATGCGTATAGACACTTTGGCTATGGATAGCGGCCTGGTGCGCCATAACAGTAGCGGCGTGCTTTATTCCTTAAAATTTACAGGCAACAGTAAAGATGTATTAAGAGGTAATGGCAGCTTTCAGCCATTGGAAGATGTAAAGACAGGCTGGCTATTATCTGGAAATGCCGGCACAGACCCTGCTTTACAATTTATTGGCACTTCAGATGACAAGCCATTACAGTTCCGGATCAATAATACAAAGGCTGGTCAGCTTGATCGCCAAACGGGCAATACGTCTTTTGGCTATCATACACTATTCTCCAATACAACGGGCAATGCCAACACGGTTATGGGCTTTCGAGCACTATTCAATAATACAACCGGTGTCAATAATAGTTCCTTAGGCTATATGTCTTTGTTCAAAAACACAACCGGAGGTTATAATACTGCAACAGGCATGAATACCTTGTATAGTAATACTGCTGGTGGAAGCAATACGGCCTATGGCTACCAGGCATTATACAGCAATACGTTGGGTAATAGTAACGTGGCAGTAGGTAGAGGAGCCCTTTATCTCAATACCACAGCAAACGACAATACTGCAATTGGCGTAGGTGCGCTATATAGCAATACCACTGGTACACGTAATGTCAGCACGGGCTCCAATGCGTTGATCAACAATGCAACTGGAAATGAAAACACAGCCAACGGTACACGTGCTCTTTACAGCAATACCACTGGCTCTGGCAATAGCGCCGTGGGCACATCGGCTCTATATTACAATACAGAGGGTAATAACAATACAGCCAATGGGCTTTTTGCCTTATATAAAAACACCGTTGGCGCAGGAAACGTAGCCATAGGCAATGGGTCGTTAAGTGGCAATACGGTTGGCAACAACAACACTGCATTGGGCACAGGCGCCGATGTGGCAGCTACAGACTTAACCAATGCTATGGCTTTAGGCTTTGGTGCTAAGGTTGACGCTTCCAACAAAGTGCGTATTGGCAATGCAGCTGTTACCGTTGTTGAATCTTTTGGAGAGTTCACCAAACTATCGGATGGCCGCTATAAGTTTAATGTACAGGAAAACGTAAAAGGGTTGGATTTCATATTGAAATTGCGCCCTGTTACCTATCAGCTGAACGCAAAAGCATTTGATACACAAACCAATCCGGAATACGCACAATTCATTTCCAACAATACCTCCTTAAACAATAGTTACAATGAGGCGGCAGCCATACGCCGTACTGGGTTTATAGCACAGGAAGTAGAAACAGCGGCTACACAGGTTGGTTATAATTTCAATGGTATTAAAAAGCCAAGCAATAGCAGTGACCATTACAGCTTAAGCTATGAGACCTTTGTTGTGCCGCTGGTAAAAGCAGTACAGGAACAACAGACATTTATAGACCAGCAACAACAGAAGATCGTACTACAGGAACAGCAAATTGCCAAACTGTTAGAAGAAGTCAGAATGATTAAAGAGAAGTTGAAATAA
- a CDS encoding T9SS type A sorting domain-containing protein produces MHKNLLNLFVYFLFIPLFCFGQGPGGVGVTDSLEMWLRADISSTLNLAPGNLINSWTYANNNTKIFTSTGTKRPLISNSKFNFNPAVTFSGAQELVGPNLLNAPLVEHDDSYTVFAVWKGATSAGFRVWTQWGCVGPNRGCALQTNTLGTKYGGQFETTDTVPYGPVGGAGAGIVQLYTPGNFLITQLNVLNQEKNDLEIIDHLKYGTPTIATVGNNFRDIATVENVLGRRCTVFGEPFSGDVAELIVFGQPISGVKRAKIFSYLAFKYGVMLQTSGVRPSYYASNWDGVSGTVYWSGVGNTAHPNDVFGIGRDDNSRLNQTIANSMNTGSGDGTGQSGKGNIIISNPAHLDNLEFLVIGNNGAVLAEQASDMPTFMTSEARRLSREWKVQLTGDPGPVQLSFDLTGIVTTGSAAQTVMIIDEDGDGNFTTGHVSFKTPTSIIGNRVVFDNVHLANNQVFAFVTKTNLITLQTGQLLLKSSISNNLIQLDWETNASEMVTGYDIEESEDGIRFTKLLHLAVQPPTNGHYSYTISNNPSANTFYRIKEYNQSSTQFFSNIVQVKRVLRDQNLSASPNPFYNKLELHFTAIESNLIKVSITNTDGSVIKTIPLAVKKGNNTINITPYIPPVTGLFIISITQGNQTQTVKVFKNKGL; encoded by the coding sequence ATGCACAAAAACCTATTAAACCTATTTGTTTATTTTTTATTCATACCCCTCTTCTGTTTTGGCCAAGGCCCTGGAGGTGTAGGCGTAACAGACAGTTTGGAAATGTGGTTAAGAGCCGATATTTCCTCAACCTTAAATCTAGCCCCTGGAAATCTTATTAACAGCTGGACATATGCCAACAATAACACGAAAATATTTACCTCTACTGGCACCAAGCGTCCATTAATTTCGAATAGCAAGTTCAACTTCAACCCTGCTGTTACTTTTTCCGGCGCCCAGGAATTAGTAGGTCCCAACCTCCTCAATGCACCATTAGTGGAACATGACGATTCCTATACTGTATTTGCCGTATGGAAAGGAGCCACTAGTGCAGGCTTTCGTGTCTGGACGCAGTGGGGCTGCGTCGGCCCCAACCGTGGCTGTGCTCTTCAAACAAATACTCTTGGAACAAAATATGGCGGCCAATTTGAAACTACTGACACGGTCCCTTACGGGCCTGTGGGCGGTGCAGGTGCAGGTATTGTGCAACTTTACACACCGGGTAATTTCTTAATAACTCAATTGAATGTACTTAATCAAGAGAAGAATGATCTTGAGATAATTGACCACTTAAAGTATGGCACTCCTACTATAGCTACAGTAGGAAATAATTTTAGAGATATTGCTACCGTAGAGAATGTACTAGGAAGAAGATGCACTGTTTTTGGCGAACCGTTTTCCGGCGATGTCGCAGAACTGATTGTATTTGGCCAACCTATCAGTGGGGTGAAAAGAGCAAAAATCTTCTCCTACCTGGCCTTTAAATATGGGGTAATGTTGCAAACGTCAGGCGTACGCCCCTCTTACTATGCTTCGAATTGGGATGGCGTATCGGGCACTGTTTATTGGTCTGGTGTAGGCAACACTGCCCATCCCAATGATGTGTTTGGCATAGGCAGAGATGATAATTCACGATTAAATCAAACGATTGCCAACAGCATGAATACAGGGTCTGGCGATGGCACTGGGCAGAGTGGCAAAGGCAATATCATTATCTCTAATCCAGCTCACTTAGACAATTTGGAGTTCCTAGTGATTGGCAATAACGGAGCAGTCTTAGCGGAACAAGCATCTGATATGCCTACATTCATGACTTCCGAAGCCAGGCGTTTAAGCAGGGAGTGGAAGGTGCAACTTACAGGTGATCCTGGCCCCGTGCAATTAAGCTTTGATCTAACCGGGATTGTTACAACAGGTAGTGCTGCACAAACAGTAATGATCATTGATGAAGATGGCGATGGCAATTTTACAACCGGGCATGTTAGCTTCAAAACACCAACTTCTATTATTGGAAACCGGGTAGTATTTGACAATGTACATCTTGCCAATAACCAGGTTTTTGCCTTTGTAACAAAGACAAATCTGATCACCCTTCAAACAGGTCAATTATTATTAAAATCCTCGATTAGTAATAATCTCATTCAGCTAGATTGGGAAACAAATGCCTCTGAAATGGTAACCGGTTATGATATTGAAGAAAGTGAAGATGGTATACGCTTTACAAAGCTTTTGCACCTGGCCGTTCAGCCACCCACCAATGGACACTACAGTTATACTATCTCCAATAACCCAAGCGCCAATACTTTTTATAGGATCAAAGAATACAACCAAAGCTCAACCCAGTTTTTCAGCAATATAGTTCAGGTAAAAAGAGTACTCCGAGATCAAAATCTTTCAGCTTCTCCTAATCCTTTTTATAACAAACTGGAGCTACACTTTACGGCTATAGAGAGCAATCTTATTAAAGTTAGCATTACCAATACCGATGGTTCAGTTATTAAAACAATACCTCTTGCAGTGAAAAAAGGAAACAATACGATCAATATTACTCCATACATACCCCCAGTTACTGGTCTTTTCATCATATCCATCACACAAGGGAACCAAACACAAACGGTAAAAGTTTTTAAAAATAAAGGGCTCTGA